One region of Bactrocera neohumeralis isolate Rockhampton chromosome 5, APGP_CSIRO_Bneo_wtdbg2-racon-allhic-juicebox.fasta_v2, whole genome shotgun sequence genomic DNA includes:
- the LOC126760253 gene encoding protein no-on-transient A-like isoform X2: MDGGIKVEGVNGAAPLPQRAQKNIPQGNKKPMNAQQQKQNDGADGAPAEKKPRFNQNGPNQNQGGGNQNKNFGNQNRGFGNRNNNRNQQNQNRGNQNQNQGNSQNQNQNQNKQNQQNQQKQQQDVKPVGDGNQGNQTAIKKDVGPGPQQQQPQQQQQAQQQQPQQQTQNQQRNQQQNQQNQNQQHQNQQNQNMNHNQNRNRGGGGGPMGNQGGPGGNQGGQNRDRSRGGRGGPGDGRGNQGNGPYNRSDEFFIGQRLRAIGGPTHELPPVEATEEPKFSGRNRLYVGNLTNDISENELREMFKPYGEIGEIFCNAEKNFTFLKLDYHINAQRAKRELDGTMRKGRQLRVRFAPNATILRIKNLTPFVSNELLYRSFEIFGPIERANVVVDDRGKSTGEGIVEFAKKSSANVCLRFCNDKCFFLTASLRPCVVEPFEINEDDDGLPDKSLNKKSPEFHHERGVGPRFAELGSFEHEYGTRWKQLHELFKTKQDALKRELKMEEEKLEAQMEYARYEHETELLRQELRKRESDNERKKMEWEMREKQAEEMRKRDEESMRRQQNEMQSRMLRQEEEMRRRQQENTLFMQAQQLNSLLDQQEGFGGNNNGGNNFDNFGRASNNSPFEFRDPISALLGNNGGGGNGNGNGNGPNNPQNKRHNWVHNSKGRNSNSTESAKSNPTLPFNIQQIEGLGANIDWNAVKGFLYTTLQS, encoded by the exons ATGGATGGTGGTATAAAAGTTGAAGGAGTCAATGGTGCTGCTCCGTTGCCACAGAGGGCTCAAAAGAACATCCCACAAGGTAATAAAAAACCCATGAATGCTCAACAGCAAAAGCAGAATGACGGTGCAGATGGAGCACCAGCGGAGAAGAAACCACGTTTTAACCAGAATGGACCAAATCAAAACCAAGGTGGTGGAAATCAGAATAAGAATTTCGGAAATCAGAATCGAGGTTTTGGTAATCGCAATAATAATCGTAACCAACAAAATCAGAATCGTGGTAACCAGAATCAGAACCAAGGGAACTCTCAAAATCAGAATCAG aACCAGAACAAACAAAAtcagcaaaatcaacaaaaacaacaacaagatgtGAAGCCGGTAGGGGATGGCAATCAGGGCAATCAGACAGCAATTAAAAAGGATGTTGGTCCGGGacctcaacaacaacaaccacagcaacaacagcaggcccagcaacaacagccacaacaacaaactcaaaaccaacaaaggaaTCAGCAACAAAACCAACAGAACCAAAATCAACAGCACCAAAATCAGCAGAATCAAAATATGAACCACAACCAGAATCGCAATCGTGGTGGAGGAGGCGGCCCTATGGGTAATCAAGGCGGCCCAGGTGGCAATCAAGGCGGTCAAAATAGGGATCGCAGCCGTGGTGGACGAGGTGGTCCCGGTGATGGGCGTGGTAATCAAGGCAATGGCCCGTATAATAGGAGTGATGAATTCTTCATTGGGCAACGTTTAAGGGCAATCGGAGGACCAACTCATGAATTGCCACCGGTTGAGGCCACAGAGGAACCTAAGTTCTCTGGCCGCAATCGTTTATACGTAGGAAATCTTACCAATGATATTTCTGAAAATGAATTGCGAGAAATGTTTAAACCATACGGTGAAATTggtgaaattttttgtaatgcTGAGAAAAATTTCACATTCCTAAAATTGGATTACCACATAAATGCCCAGCGGGCTAAACGTGAATTGGATGGCACCATGCGGAAAGGACGTCAATTGCGTGTTCGTTTCGCTCCCAATGCTACCATACTCCGTATAAAAAATTTGACACCTTTCGTATCCAATGAACTTCTTTATAgatcttttgaaatatttggacCTATTGAACGCGCCAATGTAGTTGTTGATGATCGCGGTAAATCCACTGGCGAAGGCATAGTCGAGTTCGCTAAGAAATCGTCTGCAAATGTTTGCCTACGTTTTTGCAATGATAAATGCTTCTTCCTTACGGCATCATTGCGTCCATGTGTGGTTGAAccatttgaaattaatgaagaTGATGATGGTTTGCCCGATAAATCGCTAAATAAAAAATCACCAGAATTTCATCATGAACGTGGTGTAGGACCACGCTTCGCCGAGTTAGGCTCCTTTGAGCATGAATATGGTACCAGGTGGAAGCAATTGCATGAATTGTTCAAAACTAAACAAGATGCTTTGAAACGTGAACTCAAAATGGAAGAGGAGAAACTTGAGGCCCAAATGGAATATGCACGATATGAACATGAAACTGAGCTGCTTAGGCAAG AATTGCGTAAACGCGAGTCTGATAATGAACGCAAGAAGATGGAATGGGAAATGCGTGAAAAGCAAGCCGAAGAAATGCGCAAACGTGATGAAGAAAGTATGCGTCGGCAGCAAAATGAAATGCAATCGCGTATGTTGCGCCAAGAAGAAGAAATGCGTCGCCGACAACAAGAAAACACATTGTTTATGCAAGCGCAACAGCTTAATTCTTTGCTGGATCAGCAAGAAGGTTTCGGCGGTAATAATAATGGAGGTAATAATTTCGACAATTTTGGTCGAGCATCCAACAATTCACCATTTGAATTCAGAG ATCCCATTTCGGCTCTTTTAGGCAACAACGGTGGGGGCGGTAATGGTAACGGCAATGGCAATGGGCCAAATAATCCACAG aacaAGCGACATAATTGGGTGCACAATAGCAAAGGTAGAAATTCTAACAGTACTGAATCAGCAAAGTCGAATCCTACACTGCCTTTCAATATACAACAAATTGAGGGTTTAGGTGCCAATATCGACTGGAATGCTGTCAAAGG TTTTCTGTACACCACTTTACAAAGCTGA
- the LOC126760253 gene encoding protein no-on-transient A-like isoform X1: protein MDGGIKVEGVNGAAPLPQRAQKNIPQGNKKPMNAQQQKQNDGADGAPAEKKPRFNQNGPNQNQGGGNQNKNFGNQNRGFGNRNNNRNQQNQNRGNQNQNQGNSQNQNQQNQNKQNQQNQQKQQQDVKPVGDGNQGNQTAIKKDVGPGPQQQQPQQQQQAQQQQPQQQTQNQQRNQQQNQQNQNQQHQNQQNQNMNHNQNRNRGGGGGPMGNQGGPGGNQGGQNRDRSRGGRGGPGDGRGNQGNGPYNRSDEFFIGQRLRAIGGPTHELPPVEATEEPKFSGRNRLYVGNLTNDISENELREMFKPYGEIGEIFCNAEKNFTFLKLDYHINAQRAKRELDGTMRKGRQLRVRFAPNATILRIKNLTPFVSNELLYRSFEIFGPIERANVVVDDRGKSTGEGIVEFAKKSSANVCLRFCNDKCFFLTASLRPCVVEPFEINEDDDGLPDKSLNKKSPEFHHERGVGPRFAELGSFEHEYGTRWKQLHELFKTKQDALKRELKMEEEKLEAQMEYARYEHETELLRQELRKRESDNERKKMEWEMREKQAEEMRKRDEESMRRQQNEMQSRMLRQEEEMRRRQQENTLFMQAQQLNSLLDQQEGFGGNNNGGNNFDNFGRASNNSPFEFRDPISALLGNNGGGGNGNGNGNGPNNPQNKRHNWVHNSKGRNSNSTESAKSNPTLPFNIQQIEGLGANIDWNAVKGFLYTTLQS from the exons ATGGATGGTGGTATAAAAGTTGAAGGAGTCAATGGTGCTGCTCCGTTGCCACAGAGGGCTCAAAAGAACATCCCACAAGGTAATAAAAAACCCATGAATGCTCAACAGCAAAAGCAGAATGACGGTGCAGATGGAGCACCAGCGGAGAAGAAACCACGTTTTAACCAGAATGGACCAAATCAAAACCAAGGTGGTGGAAATCAGAATAAGAATTTCGGAAATCAGAATCGAGGTTTTGGTAATCGCAATAATAATCGTAACCAACAAAATCAGAATCGTGGTAACCAGAATCAGAACCAAGGGAACTCTCAAAATCAGAATCAG cagaACCAGAACAAACAAAAtcagcaaaatcaacaaaaacaacaacaagatgtGAAGCCGGTAGGGGATGGCAATCAGGGCAATCAGACAGCAATTAAAAAGGATGTTGGTCCGGGacctcaacaacaacaaccacagcaacaacagcaggcccagcaacaacagccacaacaacaaactcaaaaccaacaaaggaaTCAGCAACAAAACCAACAGAACCAAAATCAACAGCACCAAAATCAGCAGAATCAAAATATGAACCACAACCAGAATCGCAATCGTGGTGGAGGAGGCGGCCCTATGGGTAATCAAGGCGGCCCAGGTGGCAATCAAGGCGGTCAAAATAGGGATCGCAGCCGTGGTGGACGAGGTGGTCCCGGTGATGGGCGTGGTAATCAAGGCAATGGCCCGTATAATAGGAGTGATGAATTCTTCATTGGGCAACGTTTAAGGGCAATCGGAGGACCAACTCATGAATTGCCACCGGTTGAGGCCACAGAGGAACCTAAGTTCTCTGGCCGCAATCGTTTATACGTAGGAAATCTTACCAATGATATTTCTGAAAATGAATTGCGAGAAATGTTTAAACCATACGGTGAAATTggtgaaattttttgtaatgcTGAGAAAAATTTCACATTCCTAAAATTGGATTACCACATAAATGCCCAGCGGGCTAAACGTGAATTGGATGGCACCATGCGGAAAGGACGTCAATTGCGTGTTCGTTTCGCTCCCAATGCTACCATACTCCGTATAAAAAATTTGACACCTTTCGTATCCAATGAACTTCTTTATAgatcttttgaaatatttggacCTATTGAACGCGCCAATGTAGTTGTTGATGATCGCGGTAAATCCACTGGCGAAGGCATAGTCGAGTTCGCTAAGAAATCGTCTGCAAATGTTTGCCTACGTTTTTGCAATGATAAATGCTTCTTCCTTACGGCATCATTGCGTCCATGTGTGGTTGAAccatttgaaattaatgaagaTGATGATGGTTTGCCCGATAAATCGCTAAATAAAAAATCACCAGAATTTCATCATGAACGTGGTGTAGGACCACGCTTCGCCGAGTTAGGCTCCTTTGAGCATGAATATGGTACCAGGTGGAAGCAATTGCATGAATTGTTCAAAACTAAACAAGATGCTTTGAAACGTGAACTCAAAATGGAAGAGGAGAAACTTGAGGCCCAAATGGAATATGCACGATATGAACATGAAACTGAGCTGCTTAGGCAAG AATTGCGTAAACGCGAGTCTGATAATGAACGCAAGAAGATGGAATGGGAAATGCGTGAAAAGCAAGCCGAAGAAATGCGCAAACGTGATGAAGAAAGTATGCGTCGGCAGCAAAATGAAATGCAATCGCGTATGTTGCGCCAAGAAGAAGAAATGCGTCGCCGACAACAAGAAAACACATTGTTTATGCAAGCGCAACAGCTTAATTCTTTGCTGGATCAGCAAGAAGGTTTCGGCGGTAATAATAATGGAGGTAATAATTTCGACAATTTTGGTCGAGCATCCAACAATTCACCATTTGAATTCAGAG ATCCCATTTCGGCTCTTTTAGGCAACAACGGTGGGGGCGGTAATGGTAACGGCAATGGCAATGGGCCAAATAATCCACAG aacaAGCGACATAATTGGGTGCACAATAGCAAAGGTAGAAATTCTAACAGTACTGAATCAGCAAAGTCGAATCCTACACTGCCTTTCAATATACAACAAATTGAGGGTTTAGGTGCCAATATCGACTGGAATGCTGTCAAAGG TTTTCTGTACACCACTTTACAAAGCTGA
- the LOC126760253 gene encoding protein no-on-transient A-like isoform X3 gives MDGGIKVEGVNGAAPLPQRAQKNIPQGNKKPMNAQQQKQNDGADGAPAEKKPRFNQNGPNQNQGGGNQNKNFGNQNRGFGNRNNNRNQQNQNRGNQNQNQGNSQNQNQQNQNKQNQQNQQKQQQDVKPVGDGNQGNQTAIKKDVGPGPQQQQPQQQQQAQQQQPQQQTQNQQRNQQQNQQNQNQQHQNQQNQNMNHNQNRNRGGGGGPMGNQGGPGGNQGGQNRDRSRGGRGGPGDGRGNQGNGPYNRSDEFFIGQRLRAIGGPTHELPPVEATEEPKFSGRNRLYVGNLTNDISENELREMFKPYGEIGEIFCNAEKNFTFLKLDYHINAQRAKRELDGTMRKGRQLRVRFAPNATILRIKNLTPFVSNELLYRSFEIFGPIERANVVVDDRGKSTGEGIVEFAKKSSANVCLRFCNDKCFFLTASLRPCVVEPFEINEDDDGLPDKSLNKKSPEFHHERGVGPRFAELGSFEHEYGTRWKQLHELFKTKQDALKRELKMEEEKLEAQMEYARYEHETELLRQELRKRESDNERKKMEWEMREKQAEEMRKRDEESMRRQQNEMQSRMLRQEEEMRRRQQENTLFMQAQQLNSLLDQQEGFGGNNNGGNNFDNFGRASNNSPFEFRGNNGGGGNGNGNGNGPNNPQNKRHNWVHNSKGRNSNSTESAKSNPTLPFNIQQIEGLGANIDWNAVKGFLYTTLQS, from the exons ATGGATGGTGGTATAAAAGTTGAAGGAGTCAATGGTGCTGCTCCGTTGCCACAGAGGGCTCAAAAGAACATCCCACAAGGTAATAAAAAACCCATGAATGCTCAACAGCAAAAGCAGAATGACGGTGCAGATGGAGCACCAGCGGAGAAGAAACCACGTTTTAACCAGAATGGACCAAATCAAAACCAAGGTGGTGGAAATCAGAATAAGAATTTCGGAAATCAGAATCGAGGTTTTGGTAATCGCAATAATAATCGTAACCAACAAAATCAGAATCGTGGTAACCAGAATCAGAACCAAGGGAACTCTCAAAATCAGAATCAG cagaACCAGAACAAACAAAAtcagcaaaatcaacaaaaacaacaacaagatgtGAAGCCGGTAGGGGATGGCAATCAGGGCAATCAGACAGCAATTAAAAAGGATGTTGGTCCGGGacctcaacaacaacaaccacagcaacaacagcaggcccagcaacaacagccacaacaacaaactcaaaaccaacaaaggaaTCAGCAACAAAACCAACAGAACCAAAATCAACAGCACCAAAATCAGCAGAATCAAAATATGAACCACAACCAGAATCGCAATCGTGGTGGAGGAGGCGGCCCTATGGGTAATCAAGGCGGCCCAGGTGGCAATCAAGGCGGTCAAAATAGGGATCGCAGCCGTGGTGGACGAGGTGGTCCCGGTGATGGGCGTGGTAATCAAGGCAATGGCCCGTATAATAGGAGTGATGAATTCTTCATTGGGCAACGTTTAAGGGCAATCGGAGGACCAACTCATGAATTGCCACCGGTTGAGGCCACAGAGGAACCTAAGTTCTCTGGCCGCAATCGTTTATACGTAGGAAATCTTACCAATGATATTTCTGAAAATGAATTGCGAGAAATGTTTAAACCATACGGTGAAATTggtgaaattttttgtaatgcTGAGAAAAATTTCACATTCCTAAAATTGGATTACCACATAAATGCCCAGCGGGCTAAACGTGAATTGGATGGCACCATGCGGAAAGGACGTCAATTGCGTGTTCGTTTCGCTCCCAATGCTACCATACTCCGTATAAAAAATTTGACACCTTTCGTATCCAATGAACTTCTTTATAgatcttttgaaatatttggacCTATTGAACGCGCCAATGTAGTTGTTGATGATCGCGGTAAATCCACTGGCGAAGGCATAGTCGAGTTCGCTAAGAAATCGTCTGCAAATGTTTGCCTACGTTTTTGCAATGATAAATGCTTCTTCCTTACGGCATCATTGCGTCCATGTGTGGTTGAAccatttgaaattaatgaagaTGATGATGGTTTGCCCGATAAATCGCTAAATAAAAAATCACCAGAATTTCATCATGAACGTGGTGTAGGACCACGCTTCGCCGAGTTAGGCTCCTTTGAGCATGAATATGGTACCAGGTGGAAGCAATTGCATGAATTGTTCAAAACTAAACAAGATGCTTTGAAACGTGAACTCAAAATGGAAGAGGAGAAACTTGAGGCCCAAATGGAATATGCACGATATGAACATGAAACTGAGCTGCTTAGGCAAG AATTGCGTAAACGCGAGTCTGATAATGAACGCAAGAAGATGGAATGGGAAATGCGTGAAAAGCAAGCCGAAGAAATGCGCAAACGTGATGAAGAAAGTATGCGTCGGCAGCAAAATGAAATGCAATCGCGTATGTTGCGCCAAGAAGAAGAAATGCGTCGCCGACAACAAGAAAACACATTGTTTATGCAAGCGCAACAGCTTAATTCTTTGCTGGATCAGCAAGAAGGTTTCGGCGGTAATAATAATGGAGGTAATAATTTCGACAATTTTGGTCGAGCATCCAACAATTCACCATTTGAATTCAGAG GCAACAACGGTGGGGGCGGTAATGGTAACGGCAATGGCAATGGGCCAAATAATCCACAG aacaAGCGACATAATTGGGTGCACAATAGCAAAGGTAGAAATTCTAACAGTACTGAATCAGCAAAGTCGAATCCTACACTGCCTTTCAATATACAACAAATTGAGGGTTTAGGTGCCAATATCGACTGGAATGCTGTCAAAGG TTTTCTGTACACCACTTTACAAAGCTGA
- the LOC126760253 gene encoding protein no-on-transient A-like isoform X4: MDGGIKVEGVNGAAPLPQRAQKNIPQGNKKPMNAQQQKQNDGADGAPAEKKPRFNQNGPNQNQGGGNQNKNFGNQNRGFGNRNNNRNQQNQNRGNQNQNQGNSQNQNQQNQNKQNQQNQQKQQQDVKPVGDGNQGNQTAIKKDVGPGPQQQQPQQQQQAQQQQPQQQTQNQQRNQQQNQQNQNQQHQNQQNQNMNHNQNRNRGGGGGPMGNQGGPGGNQGGQNRDRSRGGRGGPGDGRGNQGNGPYNRSDEFFIGQRLRAIGGPTHELPPVEATEEPKFSGRNRLYVGNLTNDISENELREMFKPYGEIGEIFCNAEKNFTFLKLDYHINAQRAKRELDGTMRKGRQLRVRFAPNATILRIKNLTPFVSNELLYRSFEIFGPIERANVVVDDRGKSTGEGIVEFAKKSSANVCLRFCNDKCFFLTASLRPCVVEPFEINEDDDGLPDKSLNKKSPEFHHERGVGPRFAELGSFEHEYGTRWKQLHELFKTKQDALKRELKMEEEKLEAQMEYARYEHETELLRQELRKRESDNERKKMEWEMREKQAEEMRKRDEESMRRQQNEMQSRMLRQEEEMRRRQQENTLFMQAQQLNSLLDQQEGFGGNNNGGNNFDNFGRASNNSPFEFRDPISALLGNNGGGGNGNGNGNGPNNPQNKRHNWVHNSKGRNSNSTESAKSNPTLPFNIQQIEGLGANIDWNAVKG; encoded by the exons ATGGATGGTGGTATAAAAGTTGAAGGAGTCAATGGTGCTGCTCCGTTGCCACAGAGGGCTCAAAAGAACATCCCACAAGGTAATAAAAAACCCATGAATGCTCAACAGCAAAAGCAGAATGACGGTGCAGATGGAGCACCAGCGGAGAAGAAACCACGTTTTAACCAGAATGGACCAAATCAAAACCAAGGTGGTGGAAATCAGAATAAGAATTTCGGAAATCAGAATCGAGGTTTTGGTAATCGCAATAATAATCGTAACCAACAAAATCAGAATCGTGGTAACCAGAATCAGAACCAAGGGAACTCTCAAAATCAGAATCAG cagaACCAGAACAAACAAAAtcagcaaaatcaacaaaaacaacaacaagatgtGAAGCCGGTAGGGGATGGCAATCAGGGCAATCAGACAGCAATTAAAAAGGATGTTGGTCCGGGacctcaacaacaacaaccacagcaacaacagcaggcccagcaacaacagccacaacaacaaactcaaaaccaacaaaggaaTCAGCAACAAAACCAACAGAACCAAAATCAACAGCACCAAAATCAGCAGAATCAAAATATGAACCACAACCAGAATCGCAATCGTGGTGGAGGAGGCGGCCCTATGGGTAATCAAGGCGGCCCAGGTGGCAATCAAGGCGGTCAAAATAGGGATCGCAGCCGTGGTGGACGAGGTGGTCCCGGTGATGGGCGTGGTAATCAAGGCAATGGCCCGTATAATAGGAGTGATGAATTCTTCATTGGGCAACGTTTAAGGGCAATCGGAGGACCAACTCATGAATTGCCACCGGTTGAGGCCACAGAGGAACCTAAGTTCTCTGGCCGCAATCGTTTATACGTAGGAAATCTTACCAATGATATTTCTGAAAATGAATTGCGAGAAATGTTTAAACCATACGGTGAAATTggtgaaattttttgtaatgcTGAGAAAAATTTCACATTCCTAAAATTGGATTACCACATAAATGCCCAGCGGGCTAAACGTGAATTGGATGGCACCATGCGGAAAGGACGTCAATTGCGTGTTCGTTTCGCTCCCAATGCTACCATACTCCGTATAAAAAATTTGACACCTTTCGTATCCAATGAACTTCTTTATAgatcttttgaaatatttggacCTATTGAACGCGCCAATGTAGTTGTTGATGATCGCGGTAAATCCACTGGCGAAGGCATAGTCGAGTTCGCTAAGAAATCGTCTGCAAATGTTTGCCTACGTTTTTGCAATGATAAATGCTTCTTCCTTACGGCATCATTGCGTCCATGTGTGGTTGAAccatttgaaattaatgaagaTGATGATGGTTTGCCCGATAAATCGCTAAATAAAAAATCACCAGAATTTCATCATGAACGTGGTGTAGGACCACGCTTCGCCGAGTTAGGCTCCTTTGAGCATGAATATGGTACCAGGTGGAAGCAATTGCATGAATTGTTCAAAACTAAACAAGATGCTTTGAAACGTGAACTCAAAATGGAAGAGGAGAAACTTGAGGCCCAAATGGAATATGCACGATATGAACATGAAACTGAGCTGCTTAGGCAAG AATTGCGTAAACGCGAGTCTGATAATGAACGCAAGAAGATGGAATGGGAAATGCGTGAAAAGCAAGCCGAAGAAATGCGCAAACGTGATGAAGAAAGTATGCGTCGGCAGCAAAATGAAATGCAATCGCGTATGTTGCGCCAAGAAGAAGAAATGCGTCGCCGACAACAAGAAAACACATTGTTTATGCAAGCGCAACAGCTTAATTCTTTGCTGGATCAGCAAGAAGGTTTCGGCGGTAATAATAATGGAGGTAATAATTTCGACAATTTTGGTCGAGCATCCAACAATTCACCATTTGAATTCAGAG ATCCCATTTCGGCTCTTTTAGGCAACAACGGTGGGGGCGGTAATGGTAACGGCAATGGCAATGGGCCAAATAATCCACAG aacaAGCGACATAATTGGGTGCACAATAGCAAAGGTAGAAATTCTAACAGTACTGAATCAGCAAAGTCGAATCCTACACTGCCTTTCAATATACAACAAATTGAGGGTTTAGGTGCCAATATCGACTGGAATGCTGTCAAAGGGTAA
- the LOC126760253 gene encoding protein no-on-transient A-like isoform X6, which translates to MDGGIKVEGVNGAAPLPQRAQKNIPQGNKKPMNAQQQKQNDGADGAPAEKKPRFNQNGPNQNQGGGNQNKNFGNQNRGFGNRNNNRNQQNQNRGNQNQNQGNSQNQNQQNQNKQNQQNQQKQQQDVKPVGDGNQGNQTAIKKDVGPGPQQQQPQQQQQAQQQQPQQQTQNQQRNQQQNQQNQNQQHQNQQNQNMNHNQNRNRGGGGGPMGNQGGPGGNQGGQNRDRSRGGRGGPGDGRGNQGNGPYNRSDEFFIGQRLRAIGGPTHELPPVEATEEPKFSGRNRLYVGNLTNDISENELREMFKPYGEIGEIFCNAEKNFTFLKLDYHINAQRAKRELDGTMRKGRQLRVRFAPNATILRIKNLTPFVSNELLYRSFEIFGPIERANVVVDDRGKSTGEGIVEFAKKSSANVCLRFCNDKCFFLTASLRPCVVEPFEINEDDDGLPDKSLNKKSPEFHHERGVGPRFAELGSFEHEYGTRWKQLHELFKTKQDALKRELKMEEEKLEAQMEYARYEHETELLRQELRKRESDNERKKMEWEMREKQAEEMRKRDEESMRRQQNEMQSRMLRQEEEMRRRQQENTLFMQAQQLNSLLDQQEGFGGNNNGGNNGGGGNGNGNGNGPNNPQNKRHNWVHNSKGRNSNSTESAKSNPTLPFNIQQIEGLGANIDWNAVKGFLYTTLQS; encoded by the exons ATGGATGGTGGTATAAAAGTTGAAGGAGTCAATGGTGCTGCTCCGTTGCCACAGAGGGCTCAAAAGAACATCCCACAAGGTAATAAAAAACCCATGAATGCTCAACAGCAAAAGCAGAATGACGGTGCAGATGGAGCACCAGCGGAGAAGAAACCACGTTTTAACCAGAATGGACCAAATCAAAACCAAGGTGGTGGAAATCAGAATAAGAATTTCGGAAATCAGAATCGAGGTTTTGGTAATCGCAATAATAATCGTAACCAACAAAATCAGAATCGTGGTAACCAGAATCAGAACCAAGGGAACTCTCAAAATCAGAATCAG cagaACCAGAACAAACAAAAtcagcaaaatcaacaaaaacaacaacaagatgtGAAGCCGGTAGGGGATGGCAATCAGGGCAATCAGACAGCAATTAAAAAGGATGTTGGTCCGGGacctcaacaacaacaaccacagcaacaacagcaggcccagcaacaacagccacaacaacaaactcaaaaccaacaaaggaaTCAGCAACAAAACCAACAGAACCAAAATCAACAGCACCAAAATCAGCAGAATCAAAATATGAACCACAACCAGAATCGCAATCGTGGTGGAGGAGGCGGCCCTATGGGTAATCAAGGCGGCCCAGGTGGCAATCAAGGCGGTCAAAATAGGGATCGCAGCCGTGGTGGACGAGGTGGTCCCGGTGATGGGCGTGGTAATCAAGGCAATGGCCCGTATAATAGGAGTGATGAATTCTTCATTGGGCAACGTTTAAGGGCAATCGGAGGACCAACTCATGAATTGCCACCGGTTGAGGCCACAGAGGAACCTAAGTTCTCTGGCCGCAATCGTTTATACGTAGGAAATCTTACCAATGATATTTCTGAAAATGAATTGCGAGAAATGTTTAAACCATACGGTGAAATTggtgaaattttttgtaatgcTGAGAAAAATTTCACATTCCTAAAATTGGATTACCACATAAATGCCCAGCGGGCTAAACGTGAATTGGATGGCACCATGCGGAAAGGACGTCAATTGCGTGTTCGTTTCGCTCCCAATGCTACCATACTCCGTATAAAAAATTTGACACCTTTCGTATCCAATGAACTTCTTTATAgatcttttgaaatatttggacCTATTGAACGCGCCAATGTAGTTGTTGATGATCGCGGTAAATCCACTGGCGAAGGCATAGTCGAGTTCGCTAAGAAATCGTCTGCAAATGTTTGCCTACGTTTTTGCAATGATAAATGCTTCTTCCTTACGGCATCATTGCGTCCATGTGTGGTTGAAccatttgaaattaatgaagaTGATGATGGTTTGCCCGATAAATCGCTAAATAAAAAATCACCAGAATTTCATCATGAACGTGGTGTAGGACCACGCTTCGCCGAGTTAGGCTCCTTTGAGCATGAATATGGTACCAGGTGGAAGCAATTGCATGAATTGTTCAAAACTAAACAAGATGCTTTGAAACGTGAACTCAAAATGGAAGAGGAGAAACTTGAGGCCCAAATGGAATATGCACGATATGAACATGAAACTGAGCTGCTTAGGCAAG AATTGCGTAAACGCGAGTCTGATAATGAACGCAAGAAGATGGAATGGGAAATGCGTGAAAAGCAAGCCGAAGAAATGCGCAAACGTGATGAAGAAAGTATGCGTCGGCAGCAAAATGAAATGCAATCGCGTATGTTGCGCCAAGAAGAAGAAATGCGTCGCCGACAACAAGAAAACACATTGTTTATGCAAGCGCAACAGCTTAATTCTTTGCTGGATCAGCAAGAAGGTTTCGGCGGTAATAATAATGGAG GCAACAACGGTGGGGGCGGTAATGGTAACGGCAATGGCAATGGGCCAAATAATCCACAG aacaAGCGACATAATTGGGTGCACAATAGCAAAGGTAGAAATTCTAACAGTACTGAATCAGCAAAGTCGAATCCTACACTGCCTTTCAATATACAACAAATTGAGGGTTTAGGTGCCAATATCGACTGGAATGCTGTCAAAGG TTTTCTGTACACCACTTTACAAAGCTGA